The DNA region AGCATAATAAAATGCTAGATTCTCCTATACGGATGACCATACTACTCTATTCTTAAACTTCTTCACAACTGTTAAACGATTGTCGTAAAATATTTTTGCTATAAGTATTTAGTTCTTTATCCATAAATATATTGGGGCCATGATATTATCTCTTTGTCTGCATCTACAAGATTACAACCTATATTTTCCTTTGGCCTTTCTACAACCTTTGCATCTGTCATGTATGCATCATACTGCTATTAATTGGATGCTACATTGAAGTGAATCTAATCAAATGATTCTTGTGTTTGGTAACCCACACGCTTCTGGATTCAGTCAAATCTTAGGTCTAGTGGCATATTCAACTAAGGTTGTTCTCTTCATGCTACATATGTTCCACTTGCCCGAGTTCAGGAAACACTATGATTACCAACATGCGATATCCAAGACAATTTCAATCATGTATTGAGTTGTATCTCCATTTATCAGACCTAAAAACTATGTGAACAAAAACAAAATCAGGAGAAGGGTGTTTAGCATACCGAATGATAACCTAGGCGGAAAACCAATGATGCATCTTCACCTACAAACTTATCAACCCATCTCAAACCCACTTCGTGCATTGTCATTAACAAGGGAAGGTGCTCTTTGCGTGCATCCGCCAAGGTATCAAGACCTTTAATTCTTGCCAACACCAAAAGATGCTGTTTTGCCTGCAgaaggaagaaaaagaatccaaCTATTCATTTGTTGAAAAATCATCATAAGAGAGACTGGAAGAAGACGGTGGGTATTTTACCTTTGGATATATATCATTTAGTACAACAACATCGTCAGATGCCTCAAGCACTTGCTTGCTATGCTTCTCGGGCTGCATGGCAATGTTATAGAGAGCCTGAAGGCACGGAGCCCACATTTTTGTCTTAGTTCCACTAATCTCATCTTCTAATTTTGAAGGCCCTGACAAAATACTTCCACTACTCCTGGGAACCTTAACTTGGGTATTTGCTATGGATAAAAACCCTTTGAACAGTGATGAGTAAGCATCCCCAAGAACTTTGCAACCATTAACATAGTCATTGTCTAGACAATTTGGTCTACGTGGGTTCATATTTGGCCCAAGAACATGTATCACATGGGTCACCCCTTCCTTAGAATACAAAGGAGAAGTTGATGGCAGAGGGACAACAAGGGCATTCCCGGGAAGAAGAGATCTAGCCTGCTCCTTGGTTGCAGCCTCCAGGGCAGGACCAGCAGCATTGAAAATTGCGGCATTTACGCCTCCACCTCCAGGCTTCAGACGCCTGAACAAAATAATCTCTTGGTTTacatttatagaaaaaaaaaatatgtataatctGTGAGAAGTATTATGTTTCACGTTACTGGAAAGCAGGTATGATATGCATTCACACTTGACAGAAATACTTCCATAGCTATTGGATATCTGATCTAACTATTTGTGAGATCCTAAAGTAGGAAGATTAAAGATTCCATTTCAGACAGAATAAACTTGCCGGAAGGTTTTTTATGGTCCAAAATCAAGTTAGACAAATTGTTTCATACCTTGATTTCAGACATTGGTATGCTCATAGTTAACATCATCAAGGTAGACAGAATGAACTTCCACAACATTATAGTTAAAACCGGTGACTGATCTTTCCTCATAGATATTATTAATTCTGGAGGATAAGCTCTACAGCATTAGTGCACATGGTGTTCTATATCAGCGAACCCGAAGGACgcagaaagatgaaaaataactACCAGCAAAGTTCCTCTGCCTAAAAGTTACTATTGTACTTGTTCACTTAGCTACCAGATATTAGAAAAGTATGTTATATATACAAAAGGCTTACCAGTTGGCAGCATTAGCTATTACATTGCAGCACAAACCTCCCTTTGTATAAAGTTGACATATATCTCCTATAAATGTAAAGAACCTTTTGGAGTCGATCTTCTTTTCTGCTGCTTTAGCCCTAACCAAAGACAAAATCTTTGATCTCTCAGTCAAGTCCACTAAAACAAGCCTGGCATTACCGAGCTTATCCATGAATTCCTCTACTTTCCCAACAATAACATCAGATGCCTTCTCAAGGTCAAATTGGAAATCTGCTGTAGAAATAGATGGAAATGCCAGAGTTGGAATATCAGATTCATCCTGACTAATAGAACCTGGCGCCATGTCTTCACTGACCTTTATCTTCTGACTAGCCATGCCTGACGATGATGAAACAGTTTCTTGTGTTTTGCCGCATGGACCCTTATCCTCAGTAAGTTGAGAAGGGACAGAATCCCGAGTATTAGTTTCATGGGGTCGTTTTAAGAACCTCATTATACCAAGTTGAGTTTTGGCATTGGGATCCTTCTGACCAAAACAGCCATGTGGAAGAGTGTCCAAAGGACCGACTGCTGTGTAGGTTTTAATAGCAGCATCAACATCAGTCTCGTTCCGGCAAAAAGTGATCCGAGAAAACCCTTCACTCAGCTTAGGCAATTCTTTGTTTTGCAGCATTCTATTCACAACTGCTGCAGCTTTTCCACCTTGCAGATTTCCCTCATGCCCAGTGCGTTTGACTATAGGGGATACAGAAAGCTTGGCGGGGAGATCAAGCACAACAGCATGCACTTCCACTTCTGGACCACCAAGATTTACAAAATCAACCCGCTGCTCTTTATCTAAGTTGCATCTATCAATAAATACACTCTTGCCCTCTTTCAATGAAGCGGCTGCACTCTTTAAGCACTGTGGCTTTGTCCCACTTTTTCCATTATTAATAGTATCCTGCAAGCGTAAATAAATCAATCTTTTCTTTAACATTTAAAACACCTCACTTGCTAGCAGCTCCAATTCATTGTTCTTAAAATAGAAGGATCaagagtcaaaacatcacataaATTTCCACTCAAAACACCGGATTTCCATTAACGAGAGAAAGAGAGAAACCTGGCAGACGCGAACCCAGGGACGTGAAGAGGCCAGCATTACGTTCTCGCAAAAAGTGGACTTGCCGCTTCCTGGTGCGCCCACCAAAATCGCCACGATTGGCTTCCCCTTTGCCTTTCcttcttcatctttttcaaaGAAGAGAAGGGCGCACACACGGAGAAGTTTAGTAACGAGTACGATGATACAACCTGAGAATAGGATCGAATCATAGGACCAGGAAAAGGGGAATACCTACCTTTGGGTTTACAGGCGCCATCGATGTCCATTTCCATTGTTGTAAGTAATTTCCAAGCACTGTTCGATTATGATGGAAATGCCGAGGCTTGTCTTACAAGCTTCAAGTGCGATAGCCGATCGGCATAGTATCTATGGGTAGAAGGTAAGTACATTTTATAGCTATGATTTAAGAACCCCTCCCGGTCTCTGTTCGGTTACCGGGAAATGGACCTCTTTCCGCGTCAAGGCCCAAGGGGGAAGCCTTTCTAAGGGAACAAAatccttatttatttataattctcCTATGTTGGTTTAATTGTTTATATTTAAGGTTACTCTCCTTCCAACAACATCATCTCGAGAAGATGATTTTgtatagataaaatttaaaacgAAATTATGTTTAAGAATCTAATTTGGAATTTGCTACTCGAAATTTAGTTTGAATTTGATGGAATACCATATGATCTATAAACTCAAAACTCGTTTTGAAATAAAATTGAACTCATTTACACAAGCTAAtttatttttgggtaaattaatagtttaattaaaaatataaaaaattcatttattgataaattaatttaagaatgctgagaaaaaaataaaaaaaaaagttaaaattttaaacttatgaaaaaaatactttttgacCAACTttctaaaaacataatttatttaagAATACTTTTATCTCAAACTAagcctaaatttaaaaataacttgATCCAATTCTTAAAGATACTTAAACTCAATTCATTTGAGCTCGAGCTAAACTATAAATTAGATCTCGAACTTGAAATGATCCAATGAGATCCATGTTTCATTTCCACCTTTCTCATgtatccattttttttctttagcaAACCTGGCAGCTCCCTTAGTCCCCTATCTATAGAAAATTCAGAGCATTTACACACAGCTTCCCCCTTctataagaaaaagaatcgagGTTGGGAACAACAATGAAAGCCGCAATGGGAAACTTGACCATGGAATCAAAATTTACAGAGTAGGAAACAACCCTAATTTTTGAGATGCCAATAAAGAGTCTTTGGTAGATTATTAACTTAATTGTAAGGTGCCCATGCAAACATACTGACATTGAAATTTAAAGGAATGCATCTTTGTTGCATGAAATTCGTTGGTAATTAGCATACCATTTACTGCCACTGCTGCTGCTTTCTGTATTTctgattcatctgtttcagtcTCCCAATCATCTTAACATTTTAGCTCTCGCTAGTTTACCCACGAAAACAAGTCGATTTACTAGGGTTCTTTTTACTATATTGGAGACTAGcagagaaatttttttattatattggagactagaagagaaattcaaattaaaatccaATCTTAAAATCTGCTGCTTTTTGCAATTCACTGTTCTCAACAATGATACATGATCCCACAGTCGGATTAGCACCAACTTGAAAGACAATAGAAACCCAAGACAAAAAAGAAGCTTAAAACTGAAATAAAAATGGCAGATAACTAAGTGGACCCTAAAAGTACACCGATATTAGCTAAGACATTGTGAAACCTCGTATAACAGAGGGGCTGATGGTTCTGTCTACTTGGATCTCTGTCTCATCTTTCGGCGCTTCCTCTTCAGTCTTCTCATGCGCTTCTTCTTCCACTGTTACATATCATGTAAGATGCCATAAATGAAACATCATTCAAAGATCTATTGTATAAATAAGAACAAATTAAGACAAAAAGGAAAACAGCATTACCTTGGCTCTCATGGTGATAGGATAAAAGGAAACTTGATGCCGCTTTCTCGGTTATTCGTTGAACCCTAGCCGGATGCAGAGGCGGCAATCAATTGCTGGCAAGGATTTCTACCATCTacaccatttatatatataacttataaaGCCCTAGCAGGAAGAGATACCGACCCGATCCAGAGTCAACAATATTGGATTACTTGAACTTGGGCCAACgattagaaaataatttatttccaaatgataaAGGTTTCCCTGAAAGAGAAAGGAATAGGTTTAGAAGAACATATATTGCTCCAAATtgttatttactaattaaaaatattttttatttaaatttaatttttaaattatattaaataaatagtgAATTTGGGTTAAGGGTCGAAacgaatttgataaaaaagagtGGTAAAGCTCATTAGCTCTGTTTGTTTCAGTGGAGGCTAATCAAATGCAGGTGAAATTTAATTCCAGCAGGGCAGCTCAATGGTTTTGCATATGATTTGCCATGATATATACAGTATGGATGGCAATCGGTCGGGTAGTACGCATATAAGGGGGAGCTATAACAATTTTTTTAGgggttaatgaaattttaatattttatagtctatatttttataatttttaaaagattaaatctaatttttatcattttaaaggaGTCAAactgtaattttatctttactaatttaaattaaaaaaattaaaggtctAAATAACAATTTTGTATTTTAGGGGGATCGGAGCCCCTACCAACCCCCTATGGATATTGTTATATTAATTACCTTTTCATAATTGGATGTACAATCTTGAAATTTATTATCACTTCCATAAATATTGGATgcattactatttatttttatttttttcaatagtTTTATAGTCaagtatttaaacataattctgcAAAAGATATGTAGTGGACCAGGTAGGAGTTGATACGAGCAACCCAACCCAATTCGAGGTCCATGATGGAGATGGACTTAGTTTTTTAAAGCCCAATTACAAGATTCAAATCCAAGTTTGccaggaaaacattttccatctTCCTCCACTCTTACCAATTTGGTTCCTCCTTCTTTCGTTCTTCATCTGTCCCTTCCTGAATCTCAATCAACGTAAgttttttatgctttttatttTCTGTATTTCATCTGTCTGTTGaagaatcttcttcttcttcttcttcttccttttttatgcttttttttatgctttatttaaAATCTGTTTGTTTCTGGGTTTTGCATCGTTAGCttattctttttcttgtttttattttgaaattttggaattCATTTAACTGTTGCAAATAATTTCGTAATCATTTTTCTTGCTTATTTTTCGAATCTCGTTTTTGTTGATCTGGTTCGAGAGGGGGAGAGGCGGGGGATTTTTGTGGAAGCTTTGTCGCTAAACTTGAGAATTAATTGATATGAGTAACGACTTTCAAGAACCCAGGTCAAAAGAAAATGATGGCTATTCGAAGGTTTCTACAGTTTTAAATCCTATTTCttctgaaaattttgttagtaaaaTATCTCCATAGAATTCACTGCAAAGCAAGGCCAGTGAAGGCAGCATTTTGAATATTCATATTGAATATGcttgttttataaattatatgaCCATAATTTCTTTCCGTTTATCTATATTTTCAGCGTTTTATTTTACTAAGGAACTGACACAACATAGCATGTTCTGTGGCTTAATTGTAGACTGCTCAATCTACCTCTCGAAGCTAATTGTTGCTAATGAGAATATCTTAGAAAAGAAGCATGATTTTTACTCTACCAAACAAAATGAGGATTTTGCTGCTTTGGAGCAGGTAGTCACATTTTCTATTATTGGGGTGCCTGTGTCCAGGTTTCTAATAATTATTGTGTTTTATAGTTCATCTCTTGGGCAAGTTATACTACTTGTAATAACAATTTCCTTACTAACACAAATAAACATTTTTTGAAGTGTACTTTTTGATGTATTAGAAATATGCCATTATAAGTATCCATGGTTATATGTAACTCATCTGATGCAATTTGACATTCCATAATATAAGCAATTTATTACTAGTTTATGTTGTTCTATCCATAAGAACCATGATATAATGGATGAGTATATTTACATCCTTAGATCTATGTCTTGTGTTTGCCATCTTGTCTTTTGGTGTGCATGAGTTAGATCCAGGCTTTGTTTGGTTTGGATATAAGAGGCAAGGCAAGGATAAAGAGACTCTTGGGCATTTTAGTGATAATGCACTGTTTGTATTTCAAGCCTAATGTCATGTTGGTTTCTTAAGATAAGCCAATACTAATTGTTGGTCAAAGAACTCGAAGAAGCTGTTGAAATGAAAACATTGTTGTATGTTCTGAAGGTCCTAAGAAGATCACACAAATAATTTGATGTAGAAAACTATAATTTTAAGTATATACATGTTAAGTTTAATTtgacttcaaaatttttcttaaggttgaagatattgatacttgaatgtggtgtaatattagttatgcacttgggCAATGTTGTTGTTATCATGTGGTGTATtactaattatgcatttggataatattattaatttctagtattaattgtggtttggaagctaatttataattcTTCAAtcattgtttttttgtttttttataacacaattacaaataatttatttgactttggttgttttcaatttatgactgttaatattctagcttaataattgagtattattacatatttaatttgatttatttaatcattgcaatatatgtaaaaacaatttaaaatataaatttattaatatatatataataaactcaaaTAAACAATGAAACAGAccctttataaaatatttttcaagaaatctgccaaataacagaaaatattttacacagattcatccaaacaccagaaaagtaaatcattttctagaaagtattttccggaaaatattttactagcaaacaaacggagcccaaaactcaatttatttgtttaagacTTTATCACAAAATAAATTCGAGAAGAAGAATTCAAGCTTCAAAATAATGGACTTTGGAGTTCAATATGGAGCAATGATAAATTAAAAAggcctaattttatttgtgaACTTAAAATCTCAATTCATGATAATAAGCCCATGTGGAAGATGATAACAAGTTTAGACATTACACTTCAAGGATCCTAATCAAGCCTACATGCCTAGCAATGTTATAATCAGTCGATTTGCGGTGCATTTTTGAAAGGGATCCGGGCATTTTTAGGTTAATATGTCTTAATATTGAACGAATATTTTTCTCTTAGTTTCGCaatgcactttgaatcactcgatttcgaGTTCAATAACTCAAATTATgatcgttttagtgaagactatgTGAGTAGAAATTTTGGATGAGATTGTTATTAAAAATTATGAGTTTTAGgctttaattcaaatttaaatgatattGCGTTCgaattttaggcttaatttttattatatatgagccaaatattgtatttattaggttttattattttattattcatttattctgaattttaaaatatttttttaagtattttaagttgtttaggagttagtttaaaactatattttttttagattaatttgagttttattatagttgagagttttatttggatATAATTTACTAACCCATATaaagattaataaaatttttaattttgagagTTAGTTTCTTTTGTACAATattgttttcttttgattttttagatGCAATTTTCTTCTCAATAAGTCATgagaattcatttttttatttttcaatctgCCAAAGATTATTTATGGGAGGATTGATTAGAGCCCCTAATTGGGTTTATATCTCATATGGTTCAATTGAACACTTATTTATCTATACG from Gossypium hirsutum isolate 1008001.06 chromosome A04, Gossypium_hirsutum_v2.1, whole genome shotgun sequence includes:
- the LOC107899563 gene encoding transcription factor bHLH140 isoform X1; translation: MEMDIDGACKPKDEEGKAKGKPIVAILVGAPGSGKSTFCENVMLASSRPWVRVCQDTINNGKSGTKPQCLKSAAASLKEGKSVFIDRCNLDKEQRVDFVNLGGPEVEVHAVVLDLPAKLSVSPIVKRTGHEGNLQGGKAAAVVNRMLQNKELPKLSEGFSRITFCRNETDVDAAIKTYTAVGPLDTLPHGCFGQKDPNAKTQLGIMRFLKRPHETNTRDSVPSQLTEDKGPCGKTQETVSSSSGMASQKIKVSEDMAPGSISQDESDIPTLAFPSISTADFQFDLEKASDVIVGKVEEFMDKLGNARLVLVDLTERSKILSLVRAKAAEKKIDSKRFFTFIGDICQLYTKGGLCCNVIANAANWRLKPGGGGVNAAIFNAAGPALEAATKEQARSLLPGNALVVPLPSTSPLYSKEGVTHVIHVLGPNMNPRRPNCLDNDYVNGCKVLGDAYSSLFKGFLSIANTQVKVPRSSGSILSGPSKLEDEISGTKTKMWAPCLQALYNIAMQPEKHSKQVLEASDDVVVLNDIYPKAKQHLLVLARIKGLDTLADARKEHLPLLMTMHEVGLRWVDKFVGEDASLVFRLGYHSVPSMRQLHLHVISQDFDSKHLKHKKHWNSFTTAFFRDSVDVIEEINNQGKATIQDEKRLMPMELRCHRCRSAHPNIPRLKSHISSCQAPYPADLQKKGRLVPEQTNSGL
- the LOC107899563 gene encoding transcription factor bHLH140 isoform X2, with product MAPVNPKVDEEGKAKGKPIVAILVGAPGSGKSTFCENVMLASSRPWVRVCQDTINNGKSGTKPQCLKSAAASLKEGKSVFIDRCNLDKEQRVDFVNLGGPEVEVHAVVLDLPAKLSVSPIVKRTGHEGNLQGGKAAAVVNRMLQNKELPKLSEGFSRITFCRNETDVDAAIKTYTAVGPLDTLPHGCFGQKDPNAKTQLGIMRFLKRPHETNTRDSVPSQLTEDKGPCGKTQETVSSSSGMASQKIKVSEDMAPGSISQDESDIPTLAFPSISTADFQFDLEKASDVIVGKVEEFMDKLGNARLVLVDLTERSKILSLVRAKAAEKKIDSKRFFTFIGDICQLYTKGGLCCNVIANAANWRLKPGGGGVNAAIFNAAGPALEAATKEQARSLLPGNALVVPLPSTSPLYSKEGVTHVIHVLGPNMNPRRPNCLDNDYVNGCKVLGDAYSSLFKGFLSIANTQVKVPRSSGSILSGPSKLEDEISGTKTKMWAPCLQALYNIAMQPEKHSKQVLEASDDVVVLNDIYPKAKQHLLVLARIKGLDTLADARKEHLPLLMTMHEVGLRWVDKFVGEDASLVFRLGYHSVPSMRQLHLHVISQDFDSKHLKHKKHWNSFTTAFFRDSVDVIEEINNQGKATIQDEKRLMPMELRCHRCRSAHPNIPRLKSHISSCQAPYPADLQKKGRLVPEQTNSGL